GATTGCTTCTTTGTACAACACGTTGAAGTTGCTGTTTGTGTCATCGGAAGTTGAAACATTGACTGTGCTGTCCTCCCACCATGTAGCATAGTAGCAGCAATTCTCGATGTGGCTTTTTCTAGCACAATACAATCGTTTTTCCTAACAGCGCCAGAATAGCACGGCAGGGATATGTCTTCCCAGTACCTCTCAGACCATCTATGGAGAAGACTTTACTTTCCTTTCTCTCAATTGCTACCATGATTGTATCGTAGGCCCTATACTGGTCTTCATTCAGCTTTTGGACAGAAAACAGGTCTTCGCCAGATATAGGAATCGACAACTCCTCTAGAATCagactcgaaatctcaaattccTCACCCAATGTGCCTATAATCGGAGGTAGATCATACATGTATATATCTTTATCGTGTTGCTTAAATATCAAATTCAACTCGCGAAGAAGAAGATCTGATAAGAATGTCGAGCTTGCATTGCTTGAACTTGAGTAATCCTCGACCATGCTGTTAAAAAAATTCATCCCATAATTCTCTCACGCCTGATGGATTACAAAAGTTCAAGATAGATGAGAATTGTCTTCTCAGAGCAGACAACTTCTTGATTGTTGTTGCTTCGTCCAAAGACGCTCTCGCACTATGATCATTCTCCAAGAATCCTAGTTTTTCGGAAGCTCTCTTGAATGCCCGACATCTCTCTCCATCAACAAACAATAGATCATCAAAACAAGTCGGGACTCTAACGTGGTTCAGAATGTGCCTTACGAACCATATCTCTCTTGCACATGAAGATATTGTATAAACCCTCCCTATCGTCTTCTGTGTACTTCGTCTTCTTctctaatttttttgtttttgtatccCAACAGTAGCATTCTGGAAATTCACGGTGTAACAGCTCTGTCTCTCTAGGATCGCGAGCATTTGTCACAAAGAATTATGTCAATGTTGTTCTCAAATTCCTTTCATTAGACAAAATTTTATCCAACGTTTGGTAATCATAGTACTTGATGCTTTATTGGTTAGGAAGATGTATCTGTAATCTCACTACCGAAGGCTAGACCTTGTAAATAGGAAATAAGATATTCCACATTTTCTCTTGAGGACAAACCCATCTTGCATTAATATACCTTGTTATCTCGTCATGGTCTTCTGGATGCACTCTAAAAGATACATAATCCGGACCCTTATACACATACTTGTAAAGATATTTAACATTCTCCAAACTGCTACAAATTTCTAAGTTTATATGCCAATCTAACTTGTATAATAACCAAGGGTTATAAGGCACAATCATCCTATTATCTACTTCAAAACTTTCACTCTTGCATATGCATCGTCCATCATTACGTCTCCTGTAAACATGTTATGCATATTTTCCTTGCACAGTACACTCAGAAAACTCTTTTGGAAAGTTTCTCGTATATTTACCATCTCTCATGCACTTACTACCACATGGACCGTGACATTTTTTCACACTCGTGTAGTTCTAGCTCTTCATCAGAGTCAGGTATTTCTGCTCTCACTATCTTTTCATAATCATCGGGACCTTGTAATTTGTCTTCGTCACTAAATATAATTAacatatgtgttagagcacttctcagtCAAACTCtcaagtgttgatatctcaatcttgtttgtcaagtttagttgatcaaaactatatactttatttccagtctacttataactatgtctcagattaggatataatgtgtagttcagatttagacttcacggcgttcaccaattgaagaagaagatttactgaggagcttggaggaacttcatcaacaaaaggtatgtggagactaagacttatgtatcactcagaaTTCTATTCTCTTATAtgttctaatgagactaagttgtatagaTATATGTACTTtgacattatacacatttgatatttctagtcgagtttatctcgcttatctatttctcgaaatatgtgttcgaagTTTTTttatttagctatgttcatcatattcttgacgagtttagttggacacaatctatttgttggaaactaaatattatgtcaacagatgatcatgtgaaaattgcctcgaacatcttatatgatttgcgtgagacagtcatttgatgttatcttgggaagtttcgtattaatcattcgataacttgaaaattacttgaagctaatggtatgtgtgaaatTAGCATTGTCGTTTTCCAAGGATGttccaatgattaaaatgagagtttagaacaatttcccatgtctggatacaacaggGTAAGCATACCTAGTAtacgaactgtattgtgatgattcaggtccggaaatcttgtttgcgtacctagtatgtgaacggatttacctgagaaggtccgaaacacttgtttgcgtacctagtatgcaaacgggtttacctgagttgggttcgAAACAGTTGTtcacgaaccgggtttgcgaacggcttgactagaccaaggtccggagctgttgttcgcgtacccagtttgcgaacacagtggtgaagttctaaaatcggttatgtatgattctcatactcatgaactaaaacatttatgatttaaggaatgcaaattaactttgcaaaccgtggcttaatgttcatgaattaattcttgtataagtactttgtatgattacgaatcaaaccgattttaattcaatttgttcatatatatttctatgagatagtgaacaattgaacaactctatttgaaacacaactaGATTCATATTAATTAtctatctagaagtgttagatgaatacggctaagacaaaatTGTTCATACAGATAACTTCGACAAACTGTTattaagccaactcaatatacacgtttaggtacagtaacccgtatctaaatataagtatatttcatttgtgtgtaataagataagaaatgatggagatcgatttcttaatttctaagcatacttagcttgaatcttaaatcaggagttcatctaatggtaaatattgaatgctttgttactaagctatcttagttttgattgtaagaaaccctgatttgaaagactatataagggagaactctagaaactggaaaacctaatcatgacactttcttgtgtcctagttgaaaactagagtcgattctcgtttaacctaggtttttcaaaaccattattaggttaacgacttgaagacttcatttgggattcgtgaaaccagacccaactattttctttgtagttgcgtattctgatatcacttgttctatcttattgagtttcatcttctctaagatttactcgatatttatctccgataggtaagatgtaaaaagtaatcacaacagttcttcgtctcagactcttgtgattccgcaataacttcttctgttaatcagttaggttattgtgaggtgactaatatttctaggctgctcttcgggagtataagaccggattattagttagtccatgttcaccttgatctttgtatcaaaataaggaacaaactgaataaagaatagacatatctgtgggaggcagatttgtttataagtcttcgactttgggtcgtagtaactcttagttgtaggtgagatcatctaagggaatcaagtgggaaGAATctggcatggttctagaggcataaggaacgtgactgtaccttaatcggtgtgagacttggttaggtatcaactacattacagttcgaagttaacttgtagtaggctagagtctctagcgtcttaatacactgtggtgttcaaatctggactaggtcccagggtttttctgcatttacggtttcctcgttagcaaaatttatggtgtctgtattatttcttttccgcattatatttgtttatataattgaaatatcacaggttgtgcgtagttaaatcagttgataaatccgaccttgattgttggatagaacttgattgacaattgagcattggtctttggtaccgtccaagttatttcacatatcaatcaggctcgcatatttctgtctgtttgatttgttgattgtattgagaaagatatgaaaactctttgatataattcttgattgagcctctcttttaagttggtgctcttggaATTAAATTATAGTTTATTCcgtacagattgccgaacgaattattgggtgtggttgttatacccccgctttttcaattggtatcagagcaggcaaacatgctaagacctcataagtctgtgtttgtagcaatctgactttatggacagaagtgctatctcaaaCGACGCGtcaccagttcagaaacattCTGACTTGGTTCAAAGCTTGGTTTCACTTGAGGATTCTCTCACATATTTATCATTGCATGATACTGTGTATAACTGGGATACACTCCTGGacaaacagttggatgaactttcagatgaaagtgattcagatgttgaaaaga
This DNA window, taken from Papaver somniferum cultivar HN1 unplaced genomic scaffold, ASM357369v1 unplaced-scaffold_133, whole genome shotgun sequence, encodes the following:
- the LOC113333809 gene encoding uncharacterized protein LOC113333809 translates to MVEDYSSSSNASSTFLSDLLLRELNLIFKQHDKDIYMYDLPPIIGTLGEEFEISSLILEELSIPISGEDLFSVQKLNEDQYRAYDTIMVAIERKESKVFSIDGLREKATSRIAATMLHGGRTAQSMFQLPMTQTATSTCCTKKQSEEAKLLRHAAVFMWDEATMTHRYSLESFDQMMRDITGIAEPFGRNMLIMGGDSARRIIRNDIELHYILKRSHLWENIHVLHLKKNMGAAEDASYSQFLIRVGVGINLALLIR